In Phycodurus eques isolate BA_2022a chromosome 10, UOR_Pequ_1.1, whole genome shotgun sequence, a genomic segment contains:
- the LOC133408276 gene encoding ral GTPase-activating protein subunit beta-like isoform X3, with translation MNRPGRYGCLLTFGLLGDPEGKQAARRLVRGRARVSAAQMRPGDARVAARLPGRRQRRRRAAPGGVQRAGGRPSAPERRLVLDRHRRGGGGIRLLPGRRRRRPHARHAVSRRRRPGINHRSSRPAHMDRSESARSGRSHVSVLACFPTSEAREVAVAVVTALGANLGTPTGRSPLRTEAQVKWTLEVLCFGLSLPLDCATLRACVDIYAHWMTVLVSPRDSIPPPVVKEPNVYVRKILRHLRTLFLPRSERSGPQYASVCQRVLCAVQLLAREGAGVSGDTWEMLLHFLLCVNQSVLATPTSAPACQQLSLSSVEVLFQVSLVSCARCFPPRSFWLSWRQMMTAWRFQPAVLDQWTRVVSALTSRSLRLSFGPAFPRFKVPDEDAALIPEDMDHQVTLQTWFRFLHLLGNPADLRRPPLDGPAPPDREDVFLAAMTTISRLADAFLGVSVVCGEPGERVLINTGLSTGTHFRARLPSLGVAVTRSPFKDRIPSYGVSRPRSGSAPPTPVNVPSMPSKSPPPPHARQKTSNISKAAGKPQIGSSQTSPSLHLWKSSSVLPAFSWALYSSPRGPPSPLRGSVDSLLHVFGFCLFDAALVGKDSAPSERWEDGRAEACGTLCRIFSCKKTSEDVLPVYLSRFYAVLLQGLRVSEDFSPPVVSAILLHSSSLFCCDLPGVNLLLPSFICVLEKVLLQRELLSFRAFVSPVHLRRASILVLLSLLPLPQQFGPVQLVPLPDAGADEVPTESVRSLKPRLFSMLIGSLRTESDSTNTQMLLAAILALVQDCALMETAGQIHHAGHGKTKRTDRSTHQSSSAAALWVEFVHLLTQHLNAHWRDDSAVCLATMEVLGGLARVEVSAAERGKKQAVISVCRYIEFQCGRPPPLHSRDLHSIIVAAFHCLSIWLTRHPDILEDQESLLELLEIVELGVSGSKSRQEEEVRCREAKELNPVSLRVKEAAEVTLNCIMQVSGASPSLGSSLNEDALIGCSGPDDSSLKKFRYFALDASVILGFLEQDQGPEKGSASCPSLTVLIRGQFSRHSWNFQHRLQPRQKAVSPQEISSEAQVHARISHCGTGVKNQMLLENINTVPLVPADHSIPDLWEGLTEEVKRHLDHLRGTLERQQRVEAEPRQSGAMTACTPPPPRPVTHVQTARLFLSHLGLVTPETLKDPGSRGVPAQLVSLDASLPGFYEDLRRLDRLPSRTQESAFVFYVRAGQKTAIEILQNVESRRTVSRHFLDFLSSLGRPAARGRESVDFAAALGQSGGGAFDGDRFVLKYDDALTDVTFVVASSSSHVRMGKHSTTDGSTRGEEAEPEVQRSSEHRHKSEMMIVWVERLEDVETFPVCELNKSQPLSCGCGVHALFIHSLASGLFRIVSRGNPGPGNLGLLPPLVGGIVVGRRSLGPLVLETLINGCRRRQLCGDSAPPPHVNRKYAVGAAVLRYGARRRSEPDSYGALFRRL, from the exons TAAATCATCGGTCGTCCCGTCCGGCCCACATGGACCGATCAGAATCAGCTCGCAGTGGGCGGAGCCACGTCAGCGTACTGGCTTGCTTCCCGACCAGTGAGGCGAGAGAAGTGGCCGTTGCCGTGGTAACAGCCCTGGGCGCCAACCTGGGAACCCCCACCGGCAGGAGCCCGCTGCGCACGGAAGCGCAG GTGAAGTGGACTCTGGAGGTTTTGTGCTTCGGTCTGAGCCTCCCGCTGGACTGCGCCAcgctgcgtgcgtgcgtggacATTTACGCCCACTGGATGACGGTTCTGGTGTCCCCGCGAGACTCCATCCCGCCGCCGGTCGTCAAGGAGCCCAACGTGTACGTCCGGAAGATCCTCAGACACCTGCGCACCTTGTTCCTGCCCAG GTCGGAGCGATCGGGTCCGCAGTACGCGTCCGTCTGCCAGCGGGTGCTGTGTGCAGTTCAGCTGCTGGCCAGAGAGGGCGCTGGCGTGAGCGGGGACACCTGGGAGATGCTGCTTCACTTCCTGCTCTGCGTCAACCAGTCGGTGCTGGCCACGCCCACCTCAGCAC CCGCATGTCAGCAGCTGTCCCTGTCATCGGTGGAGGTCCTGTTCCAGGTTAGTCTGGTGTCCTGTGCCCGCTGTTTCCCTCCTCGGTCCTTCTGGCTGTCGTGGAGACAGATGATGACCGCGTGGAGGTTTCAGCCCGCCGTACTGGACCAGTGGACACGGGTAGTCTCCGCTCTAACGTCCAG GTCGCTGCGCCTGAGTTTCGGTCCCGCCTTCCCTCGGTTTAAGGTCCCGGATGAGGACGCCGCGCTGATCCCTGAAGACATGGACCACCAGGTCACCCTCCAGACCTGGTTCAGGTTCCTGCATTTGCTCGG CAATCCTGCAGACCTGAGGCGTCCACCGCTGGACGGCCCAGCGCCTCCGGACCGGGAGGACGTCTTCCTCGCGGCAATGACGACGATCAGTAGACTGGCGGACGCGTTTCTGG GTGTCTCCGTGGTCTGCGGAGAACCAGGGGAGCGCGTGCTGATAAACACGG GACTTTCAACCGGAACCCATTTCAGAGCCCGCCTCCCTTCTCTCG GTGTCGCTGTCACCCGAAGTCCTTTCAAAGACAGAATTCCCTCCTACG GTGTCTCGCGTCCTCGTTCTGGAAGTGCTCCTCCGACCCCCGTCAACGTACCGAGCATGCCCAGCAAATCACCGCCTCCACCGCACGCTCGACAGAAGACATCAAACATTTCCAAGGCCGCCGGGAAACCTCAGATAGGATCATCACAG ACATCCCCTTCCCTCCATCTGTGGAAGTCCTCTTCTGTTCTTCCTGCGTTCTCTTGGGCGCTGTACTCGTCCCCCCGTGGTCCCCCATCCCCCCTGAGGGGCAGCGTGGACTCGCTGCTTCACGTGTTTGGCTTCTGCCTGTTTGACGCCGCCCTTGTTGGCAAAGACTCTGCTCCTAGTG AGCGCTGGGAAGATGGGCGAGCTGAGGCCTGCGGGACACTTTGTCGGATTTTCTCCTGTAAGAAAACCTCAGAAGATGTCCTTCCTGTGTACCTGTCCAG GTTCTACGCGGTCCTCCTCCAGGGTCTGCGGGTGTCCGAGGACTTCAGCCCTCCTGTCGTGTCCGCCATCCTCCTCCACTCATCGTCGTTGTTCTGCTGTGACCTGCCTGGAGTCAACCTGCTGCTCCCTTCCTTTATCTGCGTCCTGGAGAAGGTTCTGCTGCAAAG GGAGCTGCTGAGCTTCAGGGCCTTTGTGAGCCCGGTGCACTTGCGGCGGGCTTCCATCTTGGTGCTGTTGTCACTTTTGCCTCTCCCCCAGCAGTTTGGACCGGTCCAGCTGGTG CCGCTGCCGGATGCCGGTGCCGATGAAGTCCCCACCGAAAGTGTCCGGTCCCTGAAGCCCCGCCTCTTCAGTATGCTTATTGGTTCTCTGAGGACAGAGAGTGACAGTACCAACACGCAGATGCTCCTCG CGGCCATCTTGGCTCTGGTTCAGGACTGTGCTCTGATGGAGACTGCCGGACAAATTCACCACGCAGGACACGGCAAGACCAAACGCACCGACAGATCCA CCCACCAATCAAGCTCGGCGGCCGCGCTGTGGGTGGAGTTTGTGCATCTGCTGACTCAACATCTCAACGCCCATTGGAGGGACGACTCAGCAGTTTGTCTGGCGACAATGGAGGTTTTGGGAGGACTGGCCAGAGTAGAGGTGAGCGCGGCCGAGCGGGGAAAAAAGCAAGCGGTCATCTCGGTCTGTCGCTACATCGAGTTCCAGTGCGGTCGTCCTCCTCCGCTTCACTCCAGAGATCTTCACTCCATTATTGTGGCGGCCTTTCACTGCCTCAGCATCTGGCTCACAAGACACCCCGACATCTTGGAAGACCAG GAGTCTTTGCTGGAGCTTCTGGAGATCGTGGAGCTTGGCGTGTCAGGCAGCAAGTCCAGACAGGAAGAGGAAGTACGGTGTCGAGAGGCGAAAGAACTGAATCCCGTCTCTCTGAGAGTGAAGGAGGCGGCTGAGGTCACGCTCAACTG CATCATGCAGGTGTCTGGAGCGTCTCCGTCCCTCGGAAGCTCTTTGAACGAGGACGCACTGATTGGCTGCTCTGGTCCGGATGACAGCAGCCTTAAAAAGTTCCGATATTTTGCTTTGGATGCTTCTGTAATCCTGGGATTTCTGGAACAAGATCAGGGACCTGAAAAAG GTTCTGCGTCATGCCCGTCACTCACGGTGCTGATCCGCGGGCAGTTTTCACGTCACTCCTGGAATTTCCAGCACCGCCTTCAGCCCAGACAG AAAGCAGTCAGCCCTCAGGAAATTAGCAGTGAAGCCCAGGTGCATGCTAGGATATCACACTGCGGGACTGGTGTAAAAAATCAGATGCTTCTGGAAAACATCAACACAGTTCCTCTGGTTCCAGCAGACCACAGTATTCCTGACCTCTGGGAGGGGCTGACTGAGGAG GTGAAGCGGCATTTGGATCATCTGCGAGGAACTTTGGAGCGACAGCAGAGGGTGGAGGCAGAGCCCCGCCAGTCTGGTGCCATGACAGCGTGTACGCCTCCTCCGCCCCGTCCTGTCACTCACGTCCAGACTGCAAGGCTCTTCCTATCCCACTTGGGCCTGGTGACTCCTGAGACCCTGAAG GATCCCGGTAGCAGGGGTGTTCCGGCTCAGTTGGTGTCTCTGGACGCGTCCTTGCCAGGATTCTACGAGGACCTGAGACGTTTGGACCGCCTCCCGTCCAGAACCCAGGAATCGGCCTTCGTCTTCTATGTGAGGGCAGGACAGAAGACGGCAATTGAG ATTTTACAGAACGTGGAGTCCCGCCGCACCGTCTCTCGTCACTTCCTGGACTTCCTGTCCAGTCTGGGCCGGCCGGCGGCACGCGGACGGGAGAGCGTAG ATTTCGCCGCCGCGTTGGGGCAGAGCGGCGGCGGCGCGTTCGACGGCGATCGCTTCGTCCTCAAGTACGACGACGCCCTGACGGACGTCACCTTCGTCGTTGCCTCGTCGTCATCGCACGTCAGGATGGGAAAGCACTCAACAA cCGACGGGTCAACGCGCGGGGAGGAGGCGGAGCCAGAGGTTCAAAGATCGTCCGAACACCGTCACAAATCCGAGATGATGATCGTGTGGGTGGAACGCTTGGAGGACGTCG AGACGTTTCCCGTTTGTGAGCTGAACAAGAGCCAACCTCTGAGCTG CGGATGCGGCGTGCACGCGCTCTTCATCCACAGTCTGGCGAGCGGACTGTTCCGGATCGTCTCCCGCGGAAATCCCGGTCCCGGCAACTTGGGTTTGCTGCCCCCGCTGGTCGGCGGGATCGTCGTCGGCAGGCGCAGCCTCG GCCCGTTAGTCCTGGAGACGCTGATCAACGGTTGCCGTCGGCGACAGCTGTGCGGCGACTCCGCCCCCCCGCCGCACGTGAACAGGAAGTACGCCGTCGGCGCCGCGGTCCTGCGGTACGGCGCCCGCCGCCGCTCGGAACCCGACTCCTACGGCGCTCTGTTCCGACGGCTCTGA